A stretch of the Fervidobacterium thailandense genome encodes the following:
- the isdE gene encoding heme ABC transporter substrate-binding protein IsdE, whose product MKQTRMMLFTFLLVFSVFIFNTVLVFSNTQIPKRVIAGTVAIAEILSKLNVNVIAVPTTSYELPREYQNLPRIGNPMRPDLEVIKSLKPDLFISDASLENSLKNYLEDNKISYKFVKLASIDDLKRTIAELGKILGKNAEAQRLLTDLNFREAKVLANIRGQKRPKVMIIFGAPGNFMLATEKSYVGSLAKKLGAINVVKSENAYVPINLETLLAAQPDIILRFSHGNNPEAVWALFEKEFKENKIWQSFNAVKNGKVYNLEPGYFGVAANLKAIDALEKLAQILYSGSSGN is encoded by the coding sequence ATGAAGCAAACTCGGATGATGTTATTTACTTTTTTACTTGTTTTCTCAGTATTTATTTTTAACACCGTGCTTGTTTTTTCGAACACACAAATTCCGAAAAGAGTTATAGCTGGTACGGTAGCCATAGCAGAGATATTGTCGAAGTTGAATGTAAATGTTATTGCTGTTCCGACAACGAGCTACGAATTGCCCAGAGAATATCAAAACTTACCAAGGATAGGAAACCCTATGAGGCCGGATTTAGAGGTTATTAAATCTCTAAAGCCTGATTTATTTATTTCCGATGCTTCTCTTGAAAATTCTTTGAAAAATTATTTGGAAGATAACAAAATTTCGTATAAATTTGTAAAATTAGCATCGATTGATGATTTGAAACGAACGATAGCAGAACTTGGAAAAATCTTAGGAAAGAATGCAGAAGCACAAAGATTGCTGACAGATTTGAATTTCAGGGAAGCAAAGGTACTGGCAAATATTCGTGGGCAAAAAAGGCCGAAGGTGATGATTATCTTTGGAGCTCCAGGAAATTTCATGTTGGCAACTGAAAAGTCTTATGTTGGTTCGCTTGCTAAAAAGCTCGGAGCAATAAACGTAGTTAAATCTGAAAATGCGTATGTGCCCATTAATCTCGAAACTCTTTTAGCAGCCCAACCGGACATCATATTGAGATTTTCTCACGGCAACAATCCTGAAGCGGTATGGGCTTTGTTTGAGAAGGAATTTAAGGAAAATAAGATATGGCAAAGTTTCAATGCGGTGAAAAATGGAAAAGTTTACAACCTCGAACCTGGTTACTTTGGTGTAGCTGCAAATCTAAAAGCGATAGATGCTCTTGAAAAGCTTGCTCAAATTCTTTATAGCGGAAGTAGCGGGAATTGA